A single region of the Nitrosomonas sp. Is79A3 genome encodes:
- a CDS encoding DUF4214 domain-containing protein codes for MTTTNFDSGSLVTNDGVTSATYSGWTFGASSAIDFANASAADLPVLLNQSGGRSIILNYNGANVTNFYFKSSDGSDFQLNSFKIDNGPNGASSSLTIAGYRDGALIVAAESVNLTSSDAAGNITYTQQNNAATEYSGLLSFNSAFNNVDEIRFVFGSLVELTVDDIDISAAVVPPTITSATYDASTNSLVVTGTNLTATSGALNDIDVSKLTLTGQGGATYTLTSSNVEIDSATQFTVALSATDQINVEGLLNKNGTTSVGATTYNIAAAADWNPAQTGNADATGNAITVSNVQTPAITSATYDASTGSLTVTGSNLVKASGATNDIDASKLTFTGEGGTTYTLTDSSDVEITSGTAFTVTLSSTDKAAVNQIINKNGTSSTSATTYNLAATDDWNTVIGNTDISDATGNGITVNNVAAPAITSATYDASTGALVVTGTGFFNLSGATNDIDASKFTFTGEGSATYTLTDSADVEITSGTAFTVTLSSTDKAAVNQIINKNGTNSTGATTYNLAAAEDWAAGADASVNVADATGNGITASNVATPAITSATYDASTGTLVITGTGFLKSSGAANDIDVSKFTFTGEGSTTYTLTDSADVEITSGTAFTVTLSSTDKAAVNQMINKNGTSSTSGTTYNLAAAEDWASGASAAVTVADLTGNGITTSNVAAPAMTSATYDYSSNVLTVTGTGFLQKSGASNDIDLSKLTITGEGGATYTLTTATNIEITSGTAFSVTLTGADLINVETLLNKNGTSAVSSTTYNLAGAEDWAAGADAAVTVADLTGNGITVSNYAAPAITSATFDTSTNVLTVTGTNLVSNSGATNDVAVSLLTLTGEGGSYALTSPTVEVTSATSFSVTLNAADQLVVHGLLNKDGTASSSATTYNVAAAEDWMAGSASSITIADLTGNGITVSNVQTPAITSATYDSDSGILVVTGTNLFNKAGASNDIDISTLTLTGGTASATYTITSASDVEITSATSFSVTLSGADKTSVDALLDQTGTTSSGGSTYNLAAADNWLAGANATPDISDATNAVTVSINPRITSATYDASSGSLVVTGTNLQANGGGFDIDASKLTFTGEGSATYTLTDSADVEITSGTAFTVTLSATDKAAINQIVNKNGAISTGGTTYNLAAADDWDTNVTTGDTLDASGNGITASNVAAPAITSATYNASTGALVVTGTGLLKSSGAANDIDASKFTFTGEGGATYTLTDSADVEIASGTAFTVTLSSTDKAAVNQIVNKNGTASTDATTYNLAAAEDWAAGANAAVNVVDATGNGITTSNVAVPAITSATYTASTGALVVTGSGFLKASGAANDIDASKFTFTGEGGATYTLTDSADVEITSGTAFTITLSSTDKTAVNLLLNKDGTASTDATTYNLAAAEDWAAGADTAVTVADLTSNDITATISVSSSGGGGTGGGSTSTTTTIIDGTVTQTTIQPDGTVVTTIPAVTAERQDDPASLFNDYADIPIITNATGDALLTASLPAGVGLSIAGQAKELNLADAKDDLIQRIEQKTGVNSDLSQEAIQHAEDFLSALAADEQVIVQVVTPAVSNNRVPDVPIVITGSNLAGSSKQILIIDTSNLPSGTIIQLDNVAFASIIGAVRVIGGNGENFVVGDNHNQFIVLGADDDILFGGGGNDTIGSLGGNDQTSGDAGNDTVYGGTGNDLLNGGTGNDRLNGGLGFDSAVQAGQLSDYRVAVHGNAITLTHSNGEIDTLTDVELVRFASGPSLAIAYSEVEAVAHHLAKTWLERDLTAAEGSAVQNWVGATTDDILAAFHSLPEAAAFRDKTSDELLAGLETNPNIIRVDTIRDFTGGDEDNQGYLPLGLAINADGGAGFDVLRMLGHRDDVHLEFVDNRLELTQLSDGAMFSIKSAEMITFDNNETVVIAHNQTEGILARLVHSFFNRDATAAEWQLGRETLQQPYDPDAILDWFQQHAGLQDLSDTDYVQTIYTQTLGRSATGDELNLQLSRLESNQVDRNWLPVEIAQSSEAVTHLIGSVLLQDGWV; via the coding sequence ATGACGACTACCAATTTCGACAGCGGTTCGCTAGTCACTAACGATGGCGTTACTTCGGCCACCTATAGCGGATGGACATTCGGTGCCAGCAGCGCAATCGATTTCGCAAATGCCAGCGCTGCGGATCTTCCCGTGCTTCTGAATCAATCCGGCGGACGATCGATTATTCTCAATTATAACGGTGCCAATGTAACCAATTTCTATTTCAAATCTTCCGATGGCTCCGATTTTCAGCTCAATTCATTCAAGATTGACAATGGCCCGAATGGCGCCTCAAGTTCTTTGACCATTGCCGGTTACCGGGATGGCGCTTTGATCGTTGCGGCGGAATCGGTCAATTTAACCAGCAGCGATGCGGCTGGAAATATCACTTATACGCAGCAAAACAATGCAGCAACAGAATATAGCGGATTGCTGTCGTTCAACTCTGCATTTAACAATGTTGACGAAATACGTTTTGTTTTTGGTAGTCTGGTAGAACTAACCGTTGATGATATTGATATTTCAGCAGCGGTTGTCCCTCCCACCATCACCTCAGCCACTTACGACGCCAGCACCAATTCGCTAGTTGTGACTGGTACCAATCTGACCGCAACTTCCGGTGCTTTGAACGACATCGATGTGTCAAAACTGACATTGACCGGACAAGGCGGCGCAACGTATACGCTCACTTCGTCAAACGTTGAAATCGACTCGGCCACTCAGTTTACCGTTGCTTTGAGTGCCACCGATCAGATTAACGTGGAAGGACTGCTAAACAAAAACGGCACTACTTCGGTAGGCGCCACCACCTACAATATCGCGGCAGCGGCTGACTGGAATCCTGCGCAAACTGGTAATGCGGATGCTACCGGTAACGCAATAACCGTCAGTAATGTACAAACGCCCGCCATCACTTCAGCCACTTACGACGCCAGTACCGGCAGTTTAACTGTCACCGGCTCAAATTTAGTAAAAGCCAGCGGTGCCACCAACGACATCGACGCCTCAAAACTCACGTTCACCGGTGAAGGCGGCACGACCTATACGCTGACCGACTCCAGCGATGTTGAAATTACTTCCGGAACTGCATTTACCGTGACACTGAGCAGTACCGACAAGGCCGCCGTCAATCAAATTATCAACAAAAATGGCACCAGTTCAACCAGCGCGACAACCTATAACCTGGCGGCTACCGATGACTGGAATACGGTAATTGGCAATACCGATATCTCGGATGCAACCGGCAACGGCATTACCGTCAATAACGTGGCCGCGCCCGCGATCACGTCCGCCACGTACGATGCCAGTACCGGTGCATTGGTAGTCACCGGTACTGGCTTCTTTAATCTGAGCGGTGCAACCAATGATATTGATGCCTCCAAATTCACGTTCACCGGCGAAGGCAGTGCCACCTACACACTGACCGATTCCGCTGATGTTGAAATCACGTCCGGAACCGCATTTACCGTGACTCTGAGCAGCACCGACAAAGCTGCCGTGAATCAAATTATCAACAAGAATGGCACCAATTCTACCGGCGCAACAACTTACAATTTGGCGGCTGCGGAAGATTGGGCGGCCGGTGCCGATGCATCCGTCAATGTGGCCGATGCGACGGGCAACGGCATAACAGCATCCAATGTGGCTACACCGGCCATCACATCGGCTACTTATGACGCCAGCACCGGCACACTGGTTATAACCGGTACCGGTTTCTTGAAAAGCAGCGGTGCGGCGAATGATATTGATGTCTCCAAATTCACGTTCACCGGTGAAGGCAGCACAACCTATACGCTGACCGATTCCGCCGATGTCGAGATTACTTCCGGCACAGCGTTCACTGTTACATTGAGCAGTACCGACAAAGCTGCCGTCAATCAGATGATCAACAAGAACGGCACTTCCTCAACCAGCGGTACCACTTACAACCTGGCTGCGGCGGAAGATTGGGCCTCCGGTGCGAGTGCGGCGGTTACTGTGGCCGATCTCACCGGCAACGGCATTACCACTTCCAACGTTGCCGCGCCGGCCATGACGTCCGCCACATATGACTACAGCAGCAACGTATTAACCGTTACCGGAACCGGTTTTTTGCAGAAAAGCGGCGCCAGCAATGACATCGACCTTTCCAAGCTGACCATCACTGGAGAAGGTGGCGCAACCTACACGCTCACCACTGCTACGAATATAGAAATCACGTCGGGAACTGCTTTCTCGGTGACACTAACCGGCGCTGACTTGATCAATGTTGAGACATTACTCAATAAAAACGGCACATCAGCGGTCAGCAGCACGACGTATAACCTGGCCGGAGCCGAAGATTGGGCTGCCGGAGCCGATGCCGCAGTGACTGTGGCCGATCTGACCGGCAACGGTATTACGGTCAGTAACTATGCGGCACCCGCCATTACTTCCGCTACTTTTGACACCAGCACCAACGTGCTGACGGTCACCGGAACCAATTTGGTTTCTAACAGCGGTGCGACTAATGATGTAGCAGTTTCACTGCTTACATTAACGGGTGAGGGCGGAAGCTATGCGTTGACTTCGCCGACTGTGGAAGTGACTTCGGCAACTTCCTTCAGCGTCACGCTGAATGCTGCTGACCAGTTGGTGGTTCATGGATTGCTGAATAAGGATGGCACGGCTTCTTCCAGTGCAACGACCTACAATGTCGCGGCGGCTGAAGACTGGATGGCTGGCAGCGCATCTTCGATCACCATCGCCGACCTGACAGGCAACGGAATCACGGTGAGCAATGTGCAGACGCCCGCCATTACTTCAGCCACATACGACTCCGACTCCGGAATATTGGTTGTCACTGGCACCAATCTCTTCAACAAGGCCGGAGCAAGTAACGACATTGATATTTCAACGCTGACCTTGACCGGCGGTACTGCAAGCGCGACCTACACCATTACCAGTGCCTCGGATGTGGAAATCACTTCGGCGACTTCTTTCAGCGTAACGCTATCCGGCGCAGACAAAACCAGTGTCGATGCCTTGCTGGACCAAACCGGCACGACTTCTTCCGGCGGTTCTACCTACAATCTGGCCGCCGCAGACAACTGGCTGGCGGGTGCCAATGCGACACCCGATATCAGCGATGCAACCAATGCAGTCACGGTTTCAATCAATCCGCGGATTACTTCGGCTACCTATGATGCCTCATCCGGTTCCCTGGTCGTTACCGGCACAAATCTGCAAGCCAATGGCGGCGGTTTCGACATCGATGCCTCCAAATTAACTTTCACCGGCGAAGGCAGCGCGACCTACACGCTGACCGATTCCGCCGATGTCGAAATCACCTCCGGCACGGCTTTCACTGTCACACTCAGCGCCACCGACAAAGCGGCCATCAACCAGATCGTCAACAAGAACGGCGCAATTTCAACCGGCGGGACTACTTACAACCTGGCTGCGGCAGATGACTGGGATACCAATGTCACCACCGGCGATACCTTGGATGCCAGCGGAAATGGCATCACCGCATCCAACGTAGCCGCACCCGCCATTACTTCGGCCACCTATAACGCCAGCACCGGCGCGCTGGTTGTCACCGGTACCGGCTTGCTGAAAAGCAGCGGCGCGGCCAATGATATCGATGCATCCAAGTTCACATTCACCGGCGAAGGCGGCGCGACTTATACACTGACCGATTCCGCCGATGTCGAGATCGCTTCCGGCACAGCATTTACAGTAACATTGAGCAGCACCGACAAGGCAGCAGTCAATCAGATCGTCAATAAAAATGGCACTGCTTCCACCGATGCAACCACCTACAATCTGGCCGCTGCAGAAGATTGGGCCGCAGGCGCTAATGCGGCGGTCAACGTAGTCGATGCCACCGGTAACGGCATCACCACTTCCAATGTTGCCGTACCCGCCATCACATCCGCCACTTATACTGCCAGCACCGGTGCGCTGGTTGTGACCGGCAGCGGTTTCCTGAAGGCAAGTGGTGCCGCCAACGACATCGATGCCTCCAAGTTCACTTTCACCGGTGAAGGCGGCGCTACTTATACGCTGACCGACTCCGCCGATGTCGAAATCACTTCCGGCACTGCATTCACAATCACTTTGAGCAGCACGGACAAAACCGCTGTGAATCTGCTGCTGAACAAAGATGGCACAGCTTCTACCGATGCGACAACCTACAATCTGGCCGCAGCGGAAGATTGGGCGGCAGGTGCCGATACGGCGGTTACTGTTGCGGATCTGACCAGTAACGATATTACTGCAACCATCTCGGTTTCTTCATCCGGTGGCGGCGGCACTGGCGGAGGCAGCACGAGCACAACGACCACGATCATAGACGGCACGGTTACCCAAACCACCATTCAACCGGATGGCACTGTGGTAACAACTATCCCGGCCGTCACTGCAGAACGGCAGGATGATCCCGCTTCGTTATTCAATGATTATGCGGATATTCCTATTATCACCAATGCTACGGGCGATGCCCTGTTGACAGCCAGCTTGCCGGCCGGAGTCGGTTTGAGTATTGCTGGCCAGGCGAAGGAATTGAATCTGGCAGATGCCAAAGATGATCTGATTCAACGCATCGAGCAAAAAACTGGCGTAAATAGTGACTTGAGTCAGGAAGCCATCCAGCATGCCGAGGATTTTCTATCCGCATTGGCTGCGGATGAACAAGTTATCGTGCAAGTTGTCACCCCGGCAGTCAGTAATAATCGCGTGCCGGATGTGCCCATTGTCATTACTGGATCGAATCTTGCCGGCAGTAGCAAACAAATCCTCATCATTGATACCAGCAATCTCCCATCCGGCACCATCATCCAACTGGATAATGTCGCGTTTGCATCGATTATCGGTGCCGTGCGCGTAATAGGCGGTAACGGCGAGAATTTTGTCGTTGGCGATAATCACAACCAGTTCATTGTTCTGGGTGCGGATGACGACATATTGTTCGGCGGCGGCGGTAATGACACAATCGGCAGTCTGGGCGGCAACGATCAAACTTCCGGCGATGCGGGTAATGATACCGTTTATGGCGGTACCGGAAATGACCTATTAAACGGTGGAACCGGCAATGATCGTCTCAACGGCGGTTTGGGTTTTGATAGCGCAGTTCAAGCAGGACAATTATCCGATTACCGGGTTGCAGTGCATGGCAACGCGATCACGCTAACGCATAGTAATGGCGAAATCGATACACTGACCGATGTTGAGCTAGTCCGTTTTGCCAGCGGCCCCAGTCTGGCGATTGCATACTCCGAGGTTGAAGCGGTTGCCCATCATCTGGCTAAAACCTGGCTGGAGCGAGATTTGACGGCCGCAGAAGGCAGCGCGGTACAAAATTGGGTGGGTGCAACGACGGACGATATTTTAGCGGCCTTCCACAGCTTGCCTGAAGCAGCGGCATTCCGAGATAAAACCAGCGACGAATTACTGGCCGGACTGGAAACCAATCCAAACATTATCCGGGTCGATACAATCCGTGACTTTACCGGCGGTGATGAAGATAATCAGGGTTATTTGCCGCTAGGACTGGCCATCAATGCCGATGGCGGCGCAGGTTTTGATGTATTGCGCATGCTGGGTCATCGTGACGACGTGCATCTGGAGTTTGTCGATAATCGTCTGGAATTGACACAACTCAGTGATGGCGCCATGTTCAGCATTAAGAGTGCCGAAATGATTACATTCGACAACAATGAAACCGTCGTGATTGCGCATAATCAAACTGAAGGTATTCTGGCACGCCTGGTGCACAGCTTCTTTAACCGCGATGCCACCGCAGCGGAATGGCAACTCGGACGCGAAACACTGCAACAGCCTTACGATCCGGATGCAATTCTGGATTGGTTCCAGCAGCATGCCGGTTTGCAAGATCTATCCGATACCGACTATGTGCAAACGATTTATACCCAGACATTGGGGCGATCTGCAACCGGCGATGAACTCAATCTGCAATTATCTCGGCTGGAAAGCAACCAAGTCGATCGCAATTGGCTGCCAGTTGAGATTGCACAAAGTTCCGAAGCTGTCACCCATCTGATTGGCAGTGTCCTATTGCAGGACGGGTGGGTATAG
- a CDS encoding tail fiber protein — MKHTKKTQGFFTLTTAIALLAATPDDATAAYEPFVGEISYVAFNFAPDGWFQCNGQTLPINQYAALYSLLGTTYGGDGVTNFKLPDMRGKVPVHQGQSPGYSNFTMGQTSGAENVTLTATQLPIHSHPATAVSTSTSAVAPGASATSTLKAANATGDMTTPGSNAIATSSAALIKIYSSTTAPNVNMHAGSIETTLSGVNVTTTTNTAVTVGNTGSSQPFSIMQSYTTVNCIIAWQGVFPSRP, encoded by the coding sequence ATGAAACACACGAAAAAGACGCAAGGTTTTTTTACTCTCACCACAGCCATAGCACTCCTGGCTGCAACACCTGACGACGCCACTGCCGCCTATGAGCCATTTGTTGGGGAAATCAGTTATGTCGCATTTAATTTTGCACCGGACGGGTGGTTTCAATGCAACGGGCAAACACTGCCCATCAACCAGTACGCAGCACTTTACTCCTTACTGGGCACTACCTACGGCGGGGATGGTGTCACTAACTTTAAGCTGCCTGACATGCGAGGAAAAGTACCGGTACACCAGGGACAATCCCCAGGATACTCAAATTTCACGATGGGCCAAACCAGTGGCGCTGAAAATGTTACGCTCACGGCCACGCAACTGCCGATACATTCGCATCCAGCTACCGCAGTTTCAACATCCACTTCTGCGGTTGCCCCCGGCGCTAGTGCAACTTCCACACTCAAAGCTGCCAATGCAACGGGTGACATGACTACTCCAGGCAGTAATGCAATTGCCACATCGTCTGCAGCCCTTATCAAGATATATTCCTCCACAACGGCGCCAAACGTGAATATGCACGCCGGCTCCATTGAAACCACTCTGAGTGGCGTTAATGTGACGACCACAACCAATACAGCGGTCACAGTAGGCAATACCGGAAGCTCTCAGCCATTCTCAATCATGCAGTCCTACACAACGGTTAACTGCATCATTGCCTGGCAAGGTGTTTTTCCGTCACGGCCTTAA
- a CDS encoding tetratricopeptide repeat protein — translation MKKALLIFLSAVLLSESNPGGANAQLDSSQVMKDAQVALASGEYEKAFAGYDAAARNDQNALAQFTLGLFYQNGWGRAIDKTAACQWFEKAAQGGIPVAQHLTGICLDDGTHRPADPTAAASWFQKAAQAGHFHSYCHLGNLLMTGRGVPKDPVKALELCRPAAHQGSIPAQLWLGKFYLQGDPSIQDKQEAYRWFSAAAQKLAPEGFYYLGILMQQEPPEEQTARKTRQLFEQAAALKFVPAYFQAGNHFYHAEPDPETNQLSAENLAKAYLWISAAIQRSEDTEEILAAQSIRQKILAIMPETWLAELDQKIAQHLQRK, via the coding sequence ATGAAAAAAGCGTTACTGATATTTTTATCTGCTGTGCTGTTGTCCGAAAGCAATCCCGGTGGCGCAAATGCACAACTGGACAGCAGTCAGGTGATGAAGGATGCGCAAGTGGCCCTGGCATCTGGGGAATACGAAAAAGCCTTTGCCGGATACGATGCCGCTGCCAGGAATGATCAAAACGCGCTGGCACAATTCACCCTCGGCCTTTTTTACCAAAATGGCTGGGGACGCGCAATTGATAAGACCGCCGCCTGCCAATGGTTTGAAAAAGCCGCACAAGGCGGCATTCCGGTTGCGCAACATCTGACCGGAATCTGTCTTGACGATGGCACGCACCGCCCGGCAGATCCAACCGCAGCTGCCAGCTGGTTTCAGAAAGCGGCACAGGCTGGACATTTTCATTCTTACTGCCATCTCGGCAATCTGCTTATGACTGGCAGAGGCGTGCCCAAGGACCCCGTAAAAGCCCTTGAACTCTGCCGTCCCGCTGCACACCAAGGTTCGATTCCGGCACAGCTATGGCTGGGAAAATTTTATTTGCAAGGCGATCCATCTATCCAGGATAAACAGGAAGCTTACCGCTGGTTTTCTGCCGCCGCGCAAAAACTAGCGCCTGAAGGTTTTTATTATTTAGGCATACTCATGCAACAAGAACCACCGGAAGAACAAACCGCGAGAAAAACTCGGCAACTGTTTGAACAAGCCGCCGCACTCAAATTTGTACCGGCATATTTTCAAGCAGGAAATCATTTTTATCATGCAGAACCGGATCCGGAAACAAACCAATTATCGGCAGAAAATCTGGCAAAAGCGTATTTGTGGATATCTGCCGCCATACAACGATCCGAGGATACCGAAGAAATTCTTGCTGCCCAATCAATCCGGCAAAAAATACTCGCCATCATGCCAGAAACCTGGTTAGCCGAACTCGACCAGAAAATTGCACAACATTTACAGCGAAAGTAA